Proteins from one Oscillatoria sp. FACHB-1406 genomic window:
- the moaA gene encoding GTP 3',8-cyclase MoaA, whose protein sequence is MNPVDYLRISLLDRCNFRCQYCMPEGAELDYVLNPELLSRQEMIILLEEVFIPLGFRKFRLTGGEPLLRPDVVEIVGAIAALPQTQDLAMTTNGFLLSHLAKPLYDAGLRRINISLDSLDPQVFDKIIGNRGLSRWKQTWEGIQEAYRVGFDPLKLNVVVVPGLNDREVLDLAALTRDRHWHVRFIEFMPIGNPELFQERAWIPSEELRAAIRDRWGLVESTVRGNGPADVFQIPGAKGTLGFISQMSECFCDRCNRMRLSADGWLRPCLLNESGQIDLKTALRNGTSTAQLREQVRELLAIKPETNFKQRDPGTAGSTYRRTMSQIGG, encoded by the coding sequence ATGAACCCCGTCGATTATCTCCGCATCAGTTTGCTCGATCGCTGTAACTTCCGCTGTCAATACTGTATGCCGGAAGGCGCGGAACTCGACTACGTTCTGAACCCGGAACTCCTCAGCCGCCAGGAAATGATAATTTTGCTGGAGGAAGTGTTTATTCCCCTCGGCTTTCGCAAGTTTCGCCTCACCGGAGGAGAACCCCTACTGCGTCCCGATGTCGTGGAGATTGTCGGCGCGATCGCGGCGTTACCGCAAACGCAGGATTTAGCGATGACGACGAACGGCTTTTTACTTTCGCATCTGGCTAAACCGCTCTACGATGCCGGATTGCGACGAATTAATATCAGCCTGGATTCCCTCGATCCCCAAGTTTTTGACAAAATAATCGGAAATCGCGGTCTAAGCCGGTGGAAGCAGACATGGGAGGGCATTCAGGAAGCTTATCGAGTGGGGTTCGACCCCCTAAAACTGAATGTTGTGGTCGTACCGGGGTTGAACGATCGCGAAGTTCTCGATTTAGCTGCCCTAACGCGCGATCGCCATTGGCACGTCCGCTTCATTGAATTCATGCCCATCGGCAACCCAGAACTGTTTCAAGAACGCGCCTGGATTCCCTCAGAAGAACTGCGCGCGGCCATCCGGGATCGCTGGGGTTTAGTCGAATCCACCGTGCGCGGTAACGGCCCCGCCGATGTTTTCCAAATTCCCGGCGCGAAGGGAACGCTAGGATTTATCAGCCAGATGTCCGAATGTTTTTGCGATCGCTGCAACCGAATGCGCCTCTCTGCCGACGGGTGGCTGCGTCCCTGTCTTCTCAACGAAAGCGGACAAATCGACCTCAAAACTGCCCTACGCAACGGCACTTCCACCGCCCAACTCCGAGAACAAGTGCGGGAATTACTCGCCATTAAACCCGAAACGAACTTCAAACAACGCGATCCCGGCACGGCGGGCAGTACCTATCGCCGTACTATGTCGCAAATTGGCGGCTGA
- a CDS encoding YdcF family protein, with protein MFLFVSKLLPLLIYPVGLTFLLLAVAGALSWYKSRWTFAPIALALAVLWLASAGGINGALVRSLELQNLPRGEMPTADAIVVLGGCTKPATPPRAFPELTEAGDRVLYAAKLYKDKKAPLIVAVGGRIPWLGGGKPEAGDIAQLLEFMGVPPSAILQESNSLNTYQNAANVKPILQQRGIRRVLLVTSALHMPRSLLVFQRQGIEAIAAPTDFLTTLASNNPQQASIAGVVFDLVPDVARIATTTQALKEYIGLWVYRLRGWA; from the coding sequence ATGTTTCTATTTGTTTCTAAACTGCTGCCGCTGTTGATTTATCCCGTCGGCTTAACCTTCTTGTTGCTGGCGGTGGCGGGGGCGCTATCCTGGTACAAATCGCGCTGGACATTCGCACCCATCGCCTTAGCGCTGGCGGTGTTATGGCTGGCGAGTGCGGGCGGGATTAATGGGGCGTTGGTGCGATCGCTAGAATTGCAGAATCTTCCGCGCGGCGAAATGCCAACCGCCGATGCGATCGTGGTTTTGGGCGGCTGTACGAAACCCGCTACTCCTCCGCGTGCCTTCCCCGAACTCACCGAAGCGGGCGATCGCGTCCTCTATGCCGCTAAACTTTACAAAGATAAAAAAGCCCCTCTCATCGTTGCTGTCGGCGGGCGCATTCCTTGGCTGGGTGGCGGCAAACCCGAAGCAGGCGATATCGCCCAACTGCTGGAATTCATGGGCGTTCCCCCCAGCGCTATCCTCCAGGAATCTAACTCGCTCAACACATATCAAAATGCCGCAAATGTCAAGCCCATTCTCCAACAGCGCGGGATTCGGCGGGTATTACTTGTAACCTCAGCGCTACATATGCCGCGATCGCTCCTCGTCTTCCAACGTCAAGGAATCGAGGCAATCGCCGCCCCCACCGACTTTTTAACAACCCTCGCCTCTAATAACCCCCAGCAAGCCAGCATCGCCGGTGTCGTGTTCGATCTCGTTCCCGATGTCGCCCGCATCGCCACGACTACGCAAGCGCTGAAAGAATACATCGGTTTGTGGGTTTATCGCTTGCGGGGATGGGCGTGA
- a CDS encoding succinate dehydrogenase/fumarate reductase flavoprotein subunit, with amino-acid sequence MLEHDVIIVGGGLAGCQAALEIKRVSPNLDVAIVAKTHPIRSHSVAAQGGIAATLKNVDPEDAWEAHAFDTVKGSDYLADQDAVELLVREAPQVIIDLEHLGVLFSRLPDGRIAQRAFGGHSHNRTCYAADKTGHAILHELVNNLRRCGVKIYDEWYVMQPILEDEEVKGVVMLRILDSTLEVVRAKAVMFATGGYGRAYNTTSNDYASTGDGLAMCAAAGLPLEDLEFVQFHPTGLYPVGVLISEAVRGEGAYLRNSEGRRFMEDYAASRMELAPRDITSRAITLEIRAGRGIHLDGSAGGSFVHLDLSHLGRKKIMERIPFAWEEAHRHLGIDAAEVPMPVRPTVHYSMGGIPVNTDGRVRGSASRLLEGFFAAGEAACVSVHGANRLGSNSLLECVVYGRRTGNAIARYVQNRKMPGFDPQPYLKAAAERIDSLLHQQGTLRIDQLRQQFQDCMTEYCGVFRNEATMKAGLEKLRQLQQQYSQIYLDDKGSCWNTELIEALELKNLTLVGELILSSAINRQESRGAHSREDFPDRNDERYLKHTLAYYSPAGVEIEYMPVTINRFEPQERKY; translated from the coding sequence ATGTTAGAACACGACGTTATCATTGTCGGCGGCGGCCTTGCCGGTTGCCAAGCAGCCTTAGAAATCAAGCGCGTTAGCCCCAACCTCGACGTTGCTATCGTTGCGAAAACCCATCCCATTCGTTCCCACTCCGTCGCCGCCCAAGGGGGGATCGCCGCTACGCTCAAAAATGTCGATCCCGAAGATGCCTGGGAAGCGCACGCCTTCGATACCGTCAAAGGTTCCGACTACCTCGCCGACCAAGATGCGGTCGAATTACTGGTGCGAGAAGCGCCCCAAGTTATCATCGATTTAGAACATCTCGGCGTTCTGTTTTCTCGCCTTCCCGACGGACGCATCGCCCAACGCGCTTTCGGCGGACATTCTCACAACCGCACCTGCTACGCTGCCGATAAAACCGGCCACGCGATCCTACACGAGTTGGTCAACAACTTGCGGCGCTGCGGCGTGAAGATTTACGACGAGTGGTACGTCATGCAACCCATCCTCGAAGACGAGGAAGTTAAAGGCGTTGTCATGCTGCGAATTCTCGACTCAACGCTAGAAGTCGTTCGCGCTAAAGCGGTTATGTTTGCAACCGGCGGTTACGGACGCGCTTACAATACCACCTCTAACGATTATGCCTCCACGGGCGACGGTTTGGCGATGTGTGCGGCGGCGGGTTTGCCCTTGGAAGATTTGGAGTTCGTGCAGTTTCACCCGACGGGATTGTATCCGGTGGGAGTCCTGATTTCTGAAGCGGTGCGCGGCGAGGGCGCATACCTCAGAAATAGCGAAGGGCGGCGCTTTATGGAAGATTATGCCGCCAGTCGCATGGAACTTGCCCCCCGCGATATTACCTCCCGCGCCATTACCCTAGAAATTCGCGCCGGACGGGGGATTCATCTCGATGGCAGTGCGGGCGGTTCGTTCGTCCATTTGGATTTAAGCCATCTGGGGCGCAAGAAAATTATGGAACGCATTCCTTTTGCTTGGGAAGAAGCGCACCGCCATTTGGGGATCGATGCGGCGGAAGTCCCGATGCCAGTACGTCCGACGGTACATTATTCAATGGGCGGAATTCCGGTGAATACGGACGGGCGGGTGCGAGGATCTGCCAGTCGTTTGTTAGAGGGCTTTTTTGCGGCGGGGGAGGCGGCTTGCGTTTCGGTTCACGGGGCAAATCGGTTGGGGAGTAATTCGCTGCTGGAATGCGTGGTGTATGGGAGACGGACGGGAAACGCGATCGCGCGCTACGTGCAAAATCGTAAAATGCCCGGTTTCGATCCCCAACCTTACCTTAAAGCAGCCGCAGAACGCATCGACAGTTTATTGCATCAGCAGGGAACGCTACGAATCGACCAACTGCGGCAACAATTCCAAGATTGCATGACGGAGTATTGCGGCGTATTTCGTAACGAAGCGACGATGAAGGCCGGTTTGGAAAAGTTACGCCAACTTCAGCAGCAATATAGCCAAATTTATCTCGATGATAAAGGCTCTTGTTGGAATACGGAGTTAATTGAGGCGCTGGAGTTGAAGAATTTAACTTTGGTGGGGGAATTGATCCTCTCTTCGGCGATTAATCGTCAGGAAAGTCGCGGCGCGCACTCGCGGGAAGATTTTCCCGATCGCAATGACGAACGATACCTGAAACATACTCTTGCTTATTATTCACCCGCCGGTGTTGAAATTGAGTATATGCCGGTAACGATTAATCGCTTCGAGCCGCAGGAAAGGAAGTATTAA
- the holA gene encoding DNA polymerase III subunit delta — MPTYLFWGEDDFALHREIEKLREEVLDPAWIQFNYEKIAGERAESAIAALNQAMTPPFGTGGRCVWLADTTLTQQCSDALLTELQRTLPAIPETSTFILSSVKKPDGRNKATKLLQKHASIREFSLIPPWKTDELVRKVEEAARTTGVKLTRGAIALLAESVGSNTRQLWNELEKLALWGKNTRSPLDEAIVSRLVAANAHNAYKLADVIRSGNTPQALSLAADLLANNEHPLSLVALLTGRFRTWLLLRLAIDSGEKDESKIAAIAEIPNPKRIYYLRQEIRSLSAQQLLAVPPLLLQLEVSLKRGAEPSAALQTHIIQLCQICRGEAKLE; from the coding sequence GTGCCGACTTATCTGTTTTGGGGCGAAGACGATTTCGCGCTGCATCGAGAAATCGAAAAGTTACGCGAAGAAGTTCTCGATCCGGCCTGGATTCAGTTTAATTATGAGAAGATTGCAGGAGAACGAGCCGAAAGCGCGATCGCTGCCCTCAACCAAGCGATGACACCCCCATTCGGGACGGGCGGGCGCTGCGTCTGGCTAGCCGATACAACGCTAACCCAGCAATGTTCGGATGCGCTACTGACAGAATTGCAGCGCACCCTGCCCGCGATCCCCGAAACTTCAACGTTCATCCTTTCAAGCGTGAAAAAACCCGACGGGCGCAATAAAGCGACGAAATTGTTGCAAAAACACGCCAGTATCCGCGAGTTTTCCTTAATTCCGCCTTGGAAAACCGATGAATTGGTGCGAAAGGTAGAAGAGGCGGCGCGGACGACGGGAGTGAAGTTGACGCGGGGCGCGATCGCGTTGTTGGCAGAATCGGTTGGCAGCAATACGCGCCAGTTGTGGAACGAACTGGAAAAATTAGCGTTGTGGGGCAAAAATACGCGATCGCCCCTTGATGAAGCGATCGTCTCGCGTTTAGTCGCCGCTAATGCCCACAACGCCTACAAACTCGCCGATGTTATTCGCAGTGGCAATACCCCCCAAGCGCTGAGTTTAGCAGCAGATTTGCTCGCCAATAACGAACACCCGTTGAGTCTTGTCGCCCTTTTAACGGGGCGATTTCGGACTTGGTTGCTGTTGCGTCTGGCGATCGACTCGGGCGAAAAGGATGAGAGTAAGATCGCCGCGATCGCAGAAATCCCCAATCCCAAGCGCATCTATTACCTGCGCCAAGAAATTCGTTCCCTCTCCGCCCAACAACTCCTCGCCGTTCCGCCCCTTCTGTTACAACTCGAAGTTAGCCTCAAACGCGGCGCAGAACCTTCCGCCGCCCTCCAAACTCACATCATTCAACTCTGCCAAATTTGTCGGGGAGAAGCGAAATTAGAATAG
- a CDS encoding photosystem II protein Y, with the protein MTILKVLLFLLPLAFALGWVAYQIGGPALKQGQDFLNKP; encoded by the coding sequence ATGACCATTTTAAAAGTGCTGTTGTTCTTGTTGCCCCTAGCATTTGCTCTTGGCTGGGTTGCCTATCAAATTGGCGGTCCCGCCCTCAAACAAGGCCAAGATTTTTTAAATAAGCCGTAA